Proteins found in one Lycium ferocissimum isolate CSIRO_LF1 chromosome 6, AGI_CSIRO_Lferr_CH_V1, whole genome shotgun sequence genomic segment:
- the LOC132059409 gene encoding alkane hydroxylase MAH1-like — MASIGYFEIFVSIFCFIVFWAIGDSSGLPWNWPFLGMFPGLLLSVNRIHERCFEVFSRTGGTFLIKGPWFTNMDILGTVDPANVHYIMSANFVNFPKGEEFKKIFDVLGDGIFNSDLDLWKSQRKLTRTLIIHQRFHNCLVKTSWDKIENGLIPVLDIVARENRAVDLQDVFQRFTFDTTCQLVTGYDPGCLSFELPRVPFAKAMDDAEEVLFIRHLLPESVWKLQKWLGIGHEAKLTKAWQVLDEVISKYISMKHDELSNIATKSKQDQEEGCFDLLTSYILNDGLNLDDKFLRDTVLNLMIAGRDTTSSGLTWFIWLVATHPKVAIKIREELATIVSLTSSSAANQRLFRANELKNAIYLHAALCESLRLYPPVPFQHKTPQSPDILPSGHHVHPNMRVVFSLYAMGRMESIWGKDSLEFKPERWISERGTIKHEPSYKFLAFNAGPRTCLGKEVAFTQMKAVAAAIIHNYQVEVIKGHKVCPNVSIILYMQHGFKARIKKRWT; from the coding sequence ATGGCCTCAATAGGTTACTTTGAGATATTTGTTTCAATCTTTTGCTTTATTGTATTTTGGGCCATAGGTGATAGCAGTGGCCTACCATGGAATTGGCCATTTCTCGGTATGTTTCCAGGCCTTCTACTCAGTGTAAACAGAATCCATGAAAGGTGCTTTGAAGTTTTTTCAAGAACCGGTGGCACTTTCTTGATAAAAGGGCCATGGTTCACTAACATGGACATTCTTGGCACAGTGGATCCTGCAAATGTGCACTACATCATGAGTGCAAATTTCGTGAATTTCCCAAAAGGGGAAGAGTTCAAGAAGATTTTTGATGTTTTGGGAGATGGGATTTTCAATTCTGACTTGGATTTATGGAAGAGTCAGAGGAAACTTACTAGGACATTGATCATTCATCAAAGGTTCCACAATTGTTTGGTAAAAACTAGTTGGGACAAGATTGAAAATGGACTTATTCCTGTCCTTGATATTGTGGCTAGAGAAAACAGAGCTGTGGATTTGCAAGATGTTTTTCAAAGATTCACATTTGATACAACATGTCAATTGGTCACAGGCTATGATCCTGGCTGCCTCTCTTTTGAATTACCTCGTGTTCCCTTCGCGAAAGCTATGGATGATGCTGAAGAAGTATTATTCATTCGCCATTTATTGCCAGAAAGTGTTTGGAAGTTGCAAAAATGGCTAGGCATTGGTCATGAAGCTAAATTAACCAAAGCATGGCAAGTTCTTGATGAAGTTATAAGCAAGTACATATCCATGAAACACGACGAATTGAGCAATATTGCAACAAAATCAAAGCAAGATCAAGAAGAGGGTTGTTTTGATCTCTTGACATCATACATATTAAATGACGGTCTAAATCTTGACGACAAGTTCTTGAGGGACACCGTATTGAACCTCATGATCGCGGGGCGTGACACCACTAGCTCAGGCCTAACATGGTTCATCTGGCTTGTCGCGACACACCCTAAGGTGGCAATAAAAATCAGGGAAGAACTCGCTACAATTGTCTCATTAACATCATCATCAGCAGCAAACCAGAGGCTTTTTAGAGCAAACGAGTTGAAAAATGCAATTTACTTGCATGCAGCATTGTGTGAATCATTAAGGCTATATCCACCGGTACCATTCCAGCACAAGACTCCACAAAGTCCAGATATTCTCCCAAGTGGACACCATGTTCATCCCAATATGAGAGTGGTGTTCTCACTGTATGCAATGGGGAGGATGGAGTCGATATGGGGAAAAGATTCTTTGGAATTCAAGCCAGAGAGATGGATTTCGGAGAGAGGAACAATTAAGCATGAGCCTTCATATAAGTTCTTGGCTTTCAATGCAGGGCCAAGGACTTGTTTAGGAAAAGAAGTGGCTTTCACTCAGATGAAAGCTGTGGCTGCTGCTATCATACATAATTATCAAGTTGAAGTGATCAAAGGACACAAAGTTTGCCCTAATGTCTCAATTATTCTCTACATGCAACATGGTTTCAAAGCCAGAATTAAGAAGAGATGGACTTaa